The proteins below are encoded in one region of Ferruginibacter lapsinanis:
- a CDS encoding tetratricopeptide repeat protein: MWSKNLLIVVLVLIATTVSAQVIKSQAAFRMLQTANTLLEAKQFEAAEEYYRSGLFKAIQNKDSYCEAFANEGLGNLFTKLEQPDSAIWHYQVAVKLYKNQKLTVIATLVESLLKSVQGIGDLYAGIEIGAKGIKLSVIDVKLSKDREYGYTLKLDTAINTDAASLSYQSEKETSDAVAILLDIINSRFKIPANKIYVVVSSGLRQELDKYNKLEYFESIIRPKGMDVAIKITSITPEQEAELSVLGIIPQRHRFTAGQLDIGSGNTKGGYFTANKIFEPITFSLGTKSFQRLVESTAKGDVNDFATMAEKLWNDSLSKYAIREFVSKREIKLKDMLYLSGGIVWAIVSLQHPEKINDNYVEITPSEIATFKKEIVQNYDKLTHPDLTIIPSPEDVKAAGKNIGRVLKTFDQKAMVAGAIWLNHLMQEITTINPAKKIIYPKYGYVGWISGYIIKKVTQQYVGLVK; encoded by the coding sequence ATGTGGTCTAAAAACTTGCTAATAGTAGTATTGGTGTTGATCGCTACAACTGTTTCAGCACAAGTGATTAAAAGTCAGGCTGCATTCCGAATGTTGCAGACCGCTAATACTTTACTTGAAGCGAAACAATTTGAAGCTGCGGAAGAATATTATAGAAGTGGTTTGTTCAAAGCAATTCAAAATAAAGATTCATACTGCGAAGCATTTGCAAACGAAGGGCTTGGTAATTTATTTACAAAACTTGAGCAGCCGGATTCTGCGATCTGGCATTATCAGGTTGCGGTGAAATTATACAAAAACCAGAAGTTAACAGTAATTGCTACTCTTGTAGAAAGTCTATTAAAAAGTGTGCAGGGGATAGGAGATTTGTATGCCGGAATAGAAATAGGAGCTAAAGGCATTAAATTAAGTGTGATAGATGTAAAATTAAGTAAGGATAGAGAGTATGGGTATACTCTAAAACTGGATACTGCTATTAATACAGATGCGGCTTCATTGTCTTATCAAAGTGAGAAAGAAACATCAGATGCGGTAGCTATATTGCTGGATATTATTAACAGCAGATTTAAAATACCAGCGAATAAAATTTATGTTGTTGTTAGCAGTGGATTAAGACAAGAACTGGACAAATATAATAAGTTGGAGTATTTTGAATCAATCATACGTCCTAAAGGAATGGATGTTGCTATAAAAATCACGTCAATCACACCTGAACAGGAAGCAGAATTAAGTGTATTAGGAATCATACCGCAAAGACATCGGTTTACTGCAGGCCAGTTAGATATAGGGAGCGGCAATACCAAAGGAGGATATTTTACAGCTAATAAAATATTTGAGCCGATCACTTTTTCTTTAGGCACAAAATCTTTTCAGCGTTTGGTTGAATCAACAGCTAAAGGAGATGTTAATGATTTTGCAACAATGGCTGAAAAGTTATGGAATGACAGCTTGTCTAAATATGCTATCCGGGAATTCGTCAGTAAAAGAGAGATCAAATTAAAAGACATGCTTTATCTATCCGGAGGAATTGTCTGGGCCATTGTTTCTTTACAACATCCCGAAAAGATAAATGATAATTATGTAGAGATCACACCAAGTGAAATAGCTACATTCAAAAAGGAAATAGTTCAGAATTATGATAAGCTTACACATCCTGACCTTACAATCATACCCTCTCCTGAAGATGTAAAAGCTGCAGGTAAAAATATTGGTCGTGTGTTGAAAACATTTGATCAGAAAGCAATGGTAGCTGGAGCCATATGGCTAAATCATTTAATGCAGGAAATAACCACTATCAATCCTGCAAAGAAGATCATTTATCCAAAATATGGCTATGTAGGATGGATCAGCGGATATATTATCAAAAAGGTCACACAACAATACGTTGGACTTGTAAAGTAA